Below is a window of Candidatus Terasakiella magnetica DNA.
CACAACCGCCCATCGGGCAGGGCCACTTCAAGGCCCAGCGTGAGGTCGCGCATATTGCCATAGCGCAGCACATGTACCCCGCCTGCATTGGTGGCAAGGTTTCCGCCAATTTGGCAACTGCCTTGGGCAGCAAGGGAGAGCGGGAAGAAAAGCCCGGCTTTTTCAGCTGCTTCCTGAATGGTTTGTAAAATACAGCCTGCATCAACGGTGATGGTGGCGTTTAGTGGATCAATCTGGCGAATTTTATTAAGCCTGGAGAGGTTGAGCAATATCCCGCCATTGGGTACCGCCCCGCCGCAATGCCCCGTATTTCCCCCTTGGGGGACGACTGCCACATCATGGTCATTACAAATGGCAAGAACCTCGGCAACTTCTTGGGCGCTGGCGGGTTTGATCAGCACATCGCACTGGCCTTTAAACTTATTGCGGCTTTCCACCAGATAGGGCGCGATTTCAGCTTGATTGGTGATGAAACCTTTATCACCCACAATAGATTGGAGCGTTTGAAGTATGGCAGCGGAAAGGGGCATTGTTTCTTATATTTTCAGATCGGCTTAAAGGTTACTCTTTTTTCCACTCTACCCCTTGTTTCTTGTCCGTGCCAGTGCTACTTTCCGCACCGCTATTTTTCACATTATGAGTAGGTCCGTGATACTGGGCCGATAAGGGACGAAATCGTCATGTCTTCACTGGACAAAGATACCGTCAAGAACATTGCTTTTCTTTCTCGCCTAGAAGTGGCTGATGAAAAGCTTGAGCCGATTGCTCAGGACTTGACTAAAATCCTTGATTGGGTTGAACAACTTTCTGAAGTTGATACAGACGGCGTAGAGCCGATGACATCCGTAGCTGCACAGACTTTGCACTGGCGCAAAGATGAAGTGACCAGCGGCGACCAGCCGGACTTGGTTCTTAAAAATGCACCGGATCAAGACGATCATTGTTACCTCGTGCCTAAGGTGGTTGAATAATCATGACAAAATTGACCAATCTCACATTGGCTGAGGCCCGCGATGGGCTTAAGGCTGGTGACTTCAGCGCTGTTGAGCTAACCCAAGCTCACGTTGATACGATGGCTGCGCGCAAAG
It encodes the following:
- the gatC gene encoding Asp-tRNA(Asn)/Glu-tRNA(Gln) amidotransferase subunit GatC, translated to MSSLDKDTVKNIAFLSRLEVADEKLEPIAQDLTKILDWVEQLSEVDTDGVEPMTSVAAQTLHWRKDEVTSGDQPDLVLKNAPDQDDHCYLVPKVVE